The following proteins are co-located in the Diorhabda carinulata isolate Delta chromosome 4, icDioCari1.1, whole genome shotgun sequence genome:
- the LOC130893205 gene encoding mucin-22-like isoform X2, translating into MIYIFVIWSLSALVNLGESIVVCPATDEGTSVYYPVSDCTKFCECSNGTAYLHSCPEGLYFNTTLNACDWPENSGCATNLSTTLSPIESPCSDQETTTETSSTTEASTESSNICVEENIVCPAEDGEDSVYFSTSDCTKFCQCSNGVAYEHDCPAGLHFNSELNVCDWPEDAGCESSSTNTTTTEATTEDDTTTISSTTEAATEDTTTATASTTDATNDDTTTTTSSTTEASTESSNICVDENIVCPAEDGEDSVYFPVSDCTKFCQCSNGVAYEHDCPAGLHFNSELNVCDWPEDAGCESSSTNTTTTEATTEDDTTTTSSTTEAATEDTTTATASTTEASTESSSICVEENIVCPAEDGEDSVYFSTSDCTKFCQCSNGVAYEHDCPAGLHFNSDLNVCDWPEDAGCESSSTNTTTTEATTEDDTTTTSSTTEAATEDTTTATASTTDATNDNTTTTTSSTTEASTESSSICVEENIVCPAEDGEDSVYFSTSDCTKFCQCSNGVAYEHDCPAGLHFNSDLNVCDWPEDAGCESSSTNTTTTEATTEDDTTTTSSTTEAATEDTTTATASTTDATNDNTTTTTSSTTEASTESSSICVEENIVCPAEDGEDSVYFSTSDCTKFCQCSNGVAYEHDCPAGLHFNSELNVCDWPEDAGCESSSTNTTTTEATTEDDTTTISSTTEAATEDDTTTTLSTTEATTEDDTTTTSSTTEAATEDTATATASTTDAATEDSTTTTSSTTEASTESSNICVEENIVCPAEDGEDSVYFSTSDCTKFCQCSNGVAYEHNCPAGLHFNSELNVCDWPEDAGCESSSTNTTTTEATTEDDTTTTSSTTEAATEDTTTATASTTDATNDNTTTTTSSTTEASTESSSICVEENIVCPAEDGEDSVYFSTSDCTKFCQCSNGVAYEHDCPAGLHFNSELNVCDWPEDAGCESSSTNTTTTEATTEDDTTTTSSTTEAATEDTATATASTTDAATEDSTTTTSSTTEASTESSNICVEENIVCPAEDGEDSVYFSTSDCTKFCQCSNGVAYEHDCPAGLHFNSELNVCDWPEDAGCESSSTNTTTTEATTEDDTTTTSSTTEATTEDTTTAIASTTDAATEDSTTTTSSTTESSTESSSICVEENIVCPAEDGEDSVYFSTSDCTKFCQCSNGVAYEHDCPAGLHFNSELNVCDWPEDAGCESSSTNTTTTEATTEDDTTTTSSTTEAATEDSTTATASTTDATNDDTTTTTSSTTEASTESSNICVEENIVCPAEDGEDSVYFSTSDCTKFCQCSNGVAYEHDCPAGLHFNSELNVCDWPEDAGCESSSTNTTTTEATTEDDTTTTSSTTEAATEDSTTATASTTDATNDDTTTTTSSTTEASTESSNICVDENIVCPAEDGEDSVYFPVSDCTKFCQCSNGVAYEHNCPAGLHFNSELNVCDWPEDAGCESSSTTTITSN; encoded by the exons atgatatatatttttgttatttggagTTTAAGTGCCCTTGTGAATTTGGGAGAATCGATTGTTG TTTGTCCTGCGACAGACGAAGGAACATCGGTTTATTACCCAGTTTCCGATTGCACAAAATTTTGTGAATGCTCCAATGGGACAGCATACCTCCACAGTTGCCCAGAAGGtctttattttaatactacaTTGAACGCATGCGATTGGCCTGAGAACTCAGGATGCGCTACTAATCTCTCAACTACATTATCTCCAATTGAGAGTCCTTGCTCTGATCAAGAAACTACCACTGAAACTTCGTCGACAACAGAGGCATCTACCGAATCTTCGAATATTTGTGTTGAAGAAAATATCG TTTGTCCTGCTGAAGATGGAGAAGACTCAGTTTACTTCTCTACATCCGATTGTACCAAGTTCTGTCAATGCTCCAATGGAGTAGCATATGAACATGATTGTCCAGCAGGTCTTCATTTTAATTCCGAACTTAATGTCTGTGATTGGCCAGAAGATGCTGGATGCGAAAGCAGCTCCACCAATACAACTACAACAGAAGCAACTACCGAAGATGACACAACAACGAT CTCATCAACTACAGAAGCAGCAACTGAAGATACAACAACTGCGACTGCTTCCACGACAGATGCAACGAATGATGATACAACAACAACGACTTCATCGACAACAGAGGCATCTACCGAATCATCCAATATCTGTGTCGATGAAAATATCG TTTGTCCTGCTGAAGATGGAGAAGATTCAGTTTACTTCCCTGTATCTGATTGTACCAAGTTCTGTCAATGTTCCAATGGAGTAGCATATGAACATGATTGTCCAGCAGGTCTTCATTTTAATTCCGAACTTAATGTCTGTGATTGGCCAGAAGATGCTGGATGCGAAAGCAGCTCCACCAATACAACTACAACCGAAGCAACTACCGAAGATGACACAACCACGACCTCATCAACTACAGAAGCAGCAACCGAAGATACAACAACTGCGACTGCATCGACAACAGAGGCATCTACCGAATCTTCAAGTATTTGTGTTGAGGAAAATATCG TTTGTCCTGCTGAAGATGGAGAAGATTCAGTTTACTTCTCTACATCCGATTGTACCAAGTTCTGTCAATGCTCCAATGGAGTAGCATATGAACATGATTGTCCAGCAGGTCTTCATTTTAATTCTGACCTTAATGTCTGTGATTGGCCAGAAGATGCTGGATGCGAAAGCAGCTCCACCAATACAACCACAACAGAAGCAACTACCGAAGATGACACAACCACGACCTCATCAACTACAGAAGCAGCAACCGAAGATACAACAACTGCGACTGCTTCCACGACAGATGCAACGAatgataatacaacaacaacgaCTTCATCGACAACAGAGGCTTCTACCGAATCTTCAAGTATTTGTGTTGAAGAAAATATCG TTTGTCCTGCTGAAGATGGAGAAGATTCAGTTTACTTCTCTACATCCGATTGTACCAAGTTCTGTCAATGCTCCAATGGAGTAGCATATGAACATGATTGTCCAGCAGGACTTCATTTTAATTCTGACCTTAATGTCTGTGATTGGCCAGAAGATGCTGGATGCGAAAGCAGCTCCACCAATACAACCACAACAGAAGCAACTACCGAAGATGACACAACCACGACCTCATCAACTACAGAAGCAGCAACCGAAGATACAACAACTGCGACTGCTTCCACGACAGATGCAACGAatgataatacaacaacaacgaCTTCATCGACAACAGAGGCTTCTACCGAATCTTCAAGTATTTGTGTTGAAGAAAATATCG TTTGTCCTGCTGAAGATGGAGAAGATTCAGTTTACTTCTCTACATCCGATTGTACCAAGTTCTGTCAATGCTCCAATGGAGTAGCATATGAACATGATTGTCCAGCAGGTCTTCATTTTAATTCCGAACTTAATGTCTGTGATTGGCCAGAAGATGCTGGATGCGAAAGCAGCTCCACCAATACAACTACAACAGAAGCAACTACCGAAGATGACACAACAACGATCTCATCAACTACAGAAGCAGCAACCGAAGATGACACAACAACGACCTTATCAACTACAGAAGCAACTACCGAAGATGACACAACAACGACCTCATCAACTACAGAAGCAGCAACTGAAGATACAGCAACTGCGACTGCATCCACGACAGATGCAGCAACTGAAGATTCTACAACAACGACTTCATCGACAACAGAGGCATCTACCGAATCTTCGAATATTTGTGTTGAAGAAAATATCG TTTGCCCTGCTGAAGATGGAGAAGACTCAGTTTACTTCTCTACATCCGATTGTACCAAGTTCTGTCAATGCTCCAATGGAGTAGCATATGAACATAATTGTCCAGCAGGTCTTCATTTTAATTCCGAACTTAATGTCTGTGATTGGCCAGAAGATGCTGGATGCGAAAGCAGCTCCACCAATACAACCACAACAGAAGCAACTACCGAAGATGACACAACCACGACCTCATCAACTACAGAAGCAGCAACCGAAGATACAACAACTGCGACTGCTTCCACGACAGATGCAACGAatgataatacaacaacaacgaCTTCATCGACAACAGAGGCTTCTACCGAATCTTCAAGCATTTGTGTTGAAGAAAATATCG TTTGTCCTGCTGAAGATGGAGAAGATTCAGTTTACTTCTCTACATCCGATTGTACCAAGTTCTGTCAATGCTCCAATGGAGTAGCATATGAACATGATTGTCCAGCAGGTCTTCATTTTAATTCCGAACTTAATGTCTGTGATTGGCCAGAAGATGCTGGATGCGAAAGCAGCTCCACCAATACAACCACAACAGAGGCAACTACCGAAGATGACACAACAACGACCTCATCAACTACAGAAGCAGCAACTGAAGATACAGCAACTGCGACTGCATCCACGACAGATGCAGCAACTGAAGATTCTACAACAACGACTTCATCGACAACAGAGGCATCTACCGAATCTTCGAATATTTGTGTTGAAGAAAATATCG TTTGCCCTGCTGAAGATGGAGAAGACTCAGTTTACTTCTCTACATCCGATTGTACCAAGTTCTGTCAATGCTCCAATGGAGTAGCATATGAACATGATTGTCCAGCAGGTCTTCATTTTAATTCCGAACTTAATGTCTGTGATTGGCCAGAAGATGCTGGATGCGAAAGCAGCTCCACCAATACAACTACAACAGAAGCAACTACCGAAGATGACACAACAACGACCTCATCAACTACAGAAGCAACAACCGAAGATACAACAACTGCGATTGCTTCCACGACAGATGCAGCAACTGAAGATTCTACAACAACGACTTCATCGACAACAGAATCATCTACCGAATCTTCAAGTATTTGTGTTGAAGAAAATATCG TTTGCCCCGCTGAAGATGGAGAAGACTCAGTTTACTTCTCTACATCCGATTGTACCAAGTTCTGTCAATGCTCCAATGGAGTAGCATATGAACATGATTGTCCAGCAGGTCTTCATTTTAATTCCGAACTTAATGTCTGTGATTGGCCTGAAGATGCTGGATGCGAAAGCAGCTCCACCAATACAACCACAACAGAGGCAACTACCGAAGATGACACAACAACGACCTCATCAACTACAGAAGCAGCAACTGAAGATTCAACAACTGCGACTGCTTCCACGACAGATGCAACGAATGATGATACAACAACAACGACTTCATCGACAACAGAGGCATCTACCGAATCTTCGAATATTTGTGTTGAAGAAAATATCG TTTGCCCTGCTGAAGATGGAGAAGACTCAGTTTACTTCTCTACATCCGATTGTACCAAGTTCTGTCAATGCTCCAATGGAGTAGCATATGAACATGATTGTCCAGCAGGTCTTCATTTTAATTCCGAACTTAATGTCTGTGATTGGCCAGAAGATGCTGGATGCGAAAGCAGCTCCACCAATACAACCACAACAGAGGCAACTACCGAAGATGACACAACAACGACCTCATCAACTACAGAAGCAGCAACTGAAGATTCAACAACTGCGACTGCTTCCACGACAGATGCAACGAATGATGATACAACAACAACGACTTCATCGACAACAGAGGCATCTACCGAATCATCCAATATTTGTGTCGATGAAAATATCG TTTGTCCTGCTGAAGATGGAGAAGATTCAGTTTACTTCCCTGTATCTGATTGTACCAAGTTCTGTCAATGCTCCAATGGAGTAGCATATGAACATAATTGTCCAGCAGGTCTTCATTTCAACTCCGAACTTAATGTATGTGATTGGCCAGAAGATGCAGGGTGTGAGAGTAGCTCTACCACTACAATCACCAGTAACTAA
- the LOC130893205 gene encoding mucin-22-like isoform X1, translating into MIYIFVIWSLSALVNLGESIVVCPATDEGTSVYYPVSDCTKFCECSNGTAYLHSCPEGLYFNTTLNACDWPENSGCATNLSTTLSPIESPCSDQETTTETSSTTEASTESSNICVEENIVCPAEDGEDSVYFSTSDCTKFCQCSNGVAYEHDCPAGLHFNSELNVCDWPEDAGCESSSTNTTTTEATTEDDTTTISSTTEAATEDDTTTTLSTTEATTEDDTTTTSSTTEAATEDTTTATASTTDATNDDTTTTTSSTTEASTESSNICVDENIVCPAEDGEDSVYFPVSDCTKFCQCSNGVAYEHDCPAGLHFNSELNVCDWPEDAGCESSSTNTTTTEATTEDDTTTTSSTTEAATEDTTTATASTTEASTESSSICVEENIVCPAEDGEDSVYFSTSDCTKFCQCSNGVAYEHDCPAGLHFNSDLNVCDWPEDAGCESSSTNTTTTEATTEDDTTTTSSTTEAATEDTTTATASTTDATNDNTTTTTSSTTEASTESSSICVEENIVCPAEDGEDSVYFSTSDCTKFCQCSNGVAYEHDCPAGLHFNSDLNVCDWPEDAGCESSSTNTTTTEATTEDDTTTTSSTTEAATEDTTTATASTTDATNDNTTTTTSSTTEASTESSSICVEENIVCPAEDGEDSVYFSTSDCTKFCQCSNGVAYEHDCPAGLHFNSELNVCDWPEDAGCESSSTNTTTTEATTEDDTTTISSTTEAATEDDTTTTLSTTEATTEDDTTTTSSTTEAATEDTATATASTTDAATEDSTTTTSSTTEASTESSNICVEENIVCPAEDGEDSVYFSTSDCTKFCQCSNGVAYEHNCPAGLHFNSELNVCDWPEDAGCESSSTNTTTTEATTEDDTTTTSSTTEAATEDTTTATASTTDATNDNTTTTTSSTTEASTESSSICVEENIVCPAEDGEDSVYFSTSDCTKFCQCSNGVAYEHDCPAGLHFNSELNVCDWPEDAGCESSSTNTTTTEATTEDDTTTTSSTTEAATEDTATATASTTDAATEDSTTTTSSTTEASTESSNICVEENIVCPAEDGEDSVYFSTSDCTKFCQCSNGVAYEHDCPAGLHFNSELNVCDWPEDAGCESSSTNTTTTEATTEDDTTTTSSTTEATTEDTTTAIASTTDAATEDSTTTTSSTTESSTESSSICVEENIVCPAEDGEDSVYFSTSDCTKFCQCSNGVAYEHDCPAGLHFNSELNVCDWPEDAGCESSSTNTTTTEATTEDDTTTTSSTTEAATEDSTTATASTTDATNDDTTTTTSSTTEASTESSNICVEENIVCPAEDGEDSVYFSTSDCTKFCQCSNGVAYEHDCPAGLHFNSELNVCDWPEDAGCESSSTNTTTTEATTEDDTTTTSSTTEAATEDSTTATASTTDATNDDTTTTTSSTTEASTESSNICVDENIVCPAEDGEDSVYFPVSDCTKFCQCSNGVAYEHNCPAGLHFNSELNVCDWPEDAGCESSSTTTITSN; encoded by the exons atgatatatatttttgttatttggagTTTAAGTGCCCTTGTGAATTTGGGAGAATCGATTGTTG TTTGTCCTGCGACAGACGAAGGAACATCGGTTTATTACCCAGTTTCCGATTGCACAAAATTTTGTGAATGCTCCAATGGGACAGCATACCTCCACAGTTGCCCAGAAGGtctttattttaatactacaTTGAACGCATGCGATTGGCCTGAGAACTCAGGATGCGCTACTAATCTCTCAACTACATTATCTCCAATTGAGAGTCCTTGCTCTGATCAAGAAACTACCACTGAAACTTCGTCGACAACAGAGGCATCTACCGAATCTTCGAATATTTGTGTTGAAGAAAATATCG TTTGTCCTGCTGAAGATGGAGAAGACTCAGTTTACTTCTCTACATCCGATTGTACCAAGTTCTGTCAATGCTCCAATGGAGTAGCATATGAACATGATTGTCCAGCAGGTCTTCATTTTAATTCCGAACTTAATGTCTGTGATTGGCCAGAAGATGCTGGATGCGAAAGCAGCTCCACCAATACAACTACAACAGAAGCAACTACCGAAGATGACACAACAACGATCTCATCAACTACAGAAGCAGCAACCGAAGATGACACAACAACGACCTTATCAACTACAGAAGCAACTACCGAAGATGACACAACAACGACCTCATCAACTACAGAAGCAGCAACTGAAGATACAACAACTGCGACTGCTTCCACGACAGATGCAACGAATGATGATACAACAACAACGACTTCATCGACAACAGAGGCATCTACCGAATCATCCAATATCTGTGTCGATGAAAATATCG TTTGTCCTGCTGAAGATGGAGAAGATTCAGTTTACTTCCCTGTATCTGATTGTACCAAGTTCTGTCAATGTTCCAATGGAGTAGCATATGAACATGATTGTCCAGCAGGTCTTCATTTTAATTCCGAACTTAATGTCTGTGATTGGCCAGAAGATGCTGGATGCGAAAGCAGCTCCACCAATACAACTACAACCGAAGCAACTACCGAAGATGACACAACCACGACCTCATCAACTACAGAAGCAGCAACCGAAGATACAACAACTGCGACTGCATCGACAACAGAGGCATCTACCGAATCTTCAAGTATTTGTGTTGAGGAAAATATCG TTTGTCCTGCTGAAGATGGAGAAGATTCAGTTTACTTCTCTACATCCGATTGTACCAAGTTCTGTCAATGCTCCAATGGAGTAGCATATGAACATGATTGTCCAGCAGGTCTTCATTTTAATTCTGACCTTAATGTCTGTGATTGGCCAGAAGATGCTGGATGCGAAAGCAGCTCCACCAATACAACCACAACAGAAGCAACTACCGAAGATGACACAACCACGACCTCATCAACTACAGAAGCAGCAACCGAAGATACAACAACTGCGACTGCTTCCACGACAGATGCAACGAatgataatacaacaacaacgaCTTCATCGACAACAGAGGCTTCTACCGAATCTTCAAGTATTTGTGTTGAAGAAAATATCG TTTGTCCTGCTGAAGATGGAGAAGATTCAGTTTACTTCTCTACATCCGATTGTACCAAGTTCTGTCAATGCTCCAATGGAGTAGCATATGAACATGATTGTCCAGCAGGACTTCATTTTAATTCTGACCTTAATGTCTGTGATTGGCCAGAAGATGCTGGATGCGAAAGCAGCTCCACCAATACAACCACAACAGAAGCAACTACCGAAGATGACACAACCACGACCTCATCAACTACAGAAGCAGCAACCGAAGATACAACAACTGCGACTGCTTCCACGACAGATGCAACGAatgataatacaacaacaacgaCTTCATCGACAACAGAGGCTTCTACCGAATCTTCAAGTATTTGTGTTGAAGAAAATATCG TTTGTCCTGCTGAAGATGGAGAAGATTCAGTTTACTTCTCTACATCCGATTGTACCAAGTTCTGTCAATGCTCCAATGGAGTAGCATATGAACATGATTGTCCAGCAGGTCTTCATTTTAATTCCGAACTTAATGTCTGTGATTGGCCAGAAGATGCTGGATGCGAAAGCAGCTCCACCAATACAACTACAACAGAAGCAACTACCGAAGATGACACAACAACGATCTCATCAACTACAGAAGCAGCAACCGAAGATGACACAACAACGACCTTATCAACTACAGAAGCAACTACCGAAGATGACACAACAACGACCTCATCAACTACAGAAGCAGCAACTGAAGATACAGCAACTGCGACTGCATCCACGACAGATGCAGCAACTGAAGATTCTACAACAACGACTTCATCGACAACAGAGGCATCTACCGAATCTTCGAATATTTGTGTTGAAGAAAATATCG TTTGCCCTGCTGAAGATGGAGAAGACTCAGTTTACTTCTCTACATCCGATTGTACCAAGTTCTGTCAATGCTCCAATGGAGTAGCATATGAACATAATTGTCCAGCAGGTCTTCATTTTAATTCCGAACTTAATGTCTGTGATTGGCCAGAAGATGCTGGATGCGAAAGCAGCTCCACCAATACAACCACAACAGAAGCAACTACCGAAGATGACACAACCACGACCTCATCAACTACAGAAGCAGCAACCGAAGATACAACAACTGCGACTGCTTCCACGACAGATGCAACGAatgataatacaacaacaacgaCTTCATCGACAACAGAGGCTTCTACCGAATCTTCAAGCATTTGTGTTGAAGAAAATATCG TTTGTCCTGCTGAAGATGGAGAAGATTCAGTTTACTTCTCTACATCCGATTGTACCAAGTTCTGTCAATGCTCCAATGGAGTAGCATATGAACATGATTGTCCAGCAGGTCTTCATTTTAATTCCGAACTTAATGTCTGTGATTGGCCAGAAGATGCTGGATGCGAAAGCAGCTCCACCAATACAACCACAACAGAGGCAACTACCGAAGATGACACAACAACGACCTCATCAACTACAGAAGCAGCAACTGAAGATACAGCAACTGCGACTGCATCCACGACAGATGCAGCAACTGAAGATTCTACAACAACGACTTCATCGACAACAGAGGCATCTACCGAATCTTCGAATATTTGTGTTGAAGAAAATATCG TTTGCCCTGCTGAAGATGGAGAAGACTCAGTTTACTTCTCTACATCCGATTGTACCAAGTTCTGTCAATGCTCCAATGGAGTAGCATATGAACATGATTGTCCAGCAGGTCTTCATTTTAATTCCGAACTTAATGTCTGTGATTGGCCAGAAGATGCTGGATGCGAAAGCAGCTCCACCAATACAACTACAACAGAAGCAACTACCGAAGATGACACAACAACGACCTCATCAACTACAGAAGCAACAACCGAAGATACAACAACTGCGATTGCTTCCACGACAGATGCAGCAACTGAAGATTCTACAACAACGACTTCATCGACAACAGAATCATCTACCGAATCTTCAAGTATTTGTGTTGAAGAAAATATCG TTTGCCCCGCTGAAGATGGAGAAGACTCAGTTTACTTCTCTACATCCGATTGTACCAAGTTCTGTCAATGCTCCAATGGAGTAGCATATGAACATGATTGTCCAGCAGGTCTTCATTTTAATTCCGAACTTAATGTCTGTGATTGGCCTGAAGATGCTGGATGCGAAAGCAGCTCCACCAATACAACCACAACAGAGGCAACTACCGAAGATGACACAACAACGACCTCATCAACTACAGAAGCAGCAACTGAAGATTCAACAACTGCGACTGCTTCCACGACAGATGCAACGAATGATGATACAACAACAACGACTTCATCGACAACAGAGGCATCTACCGAATCTTCGAATATTTGTGTTGAAGAAAATATCG TTTGCCCTGCTGAAGATGGAGAAGACTCAGTTTACTTCTCTACATCCGATTGTACCAAGTTCTGTCAATGCTCCAATGGAGTAGCATATGAACATGATTGTCCAGCAGGTCTTCATTTTAATTCCGAACTTAATGTCTGTGATTGGCCAGAAGATGCTGGATGCGAAAGCAGCTCCACCAATACAACCACAACAGAGGCAACTACCGAAGATGACACAACAACGACCTCATCAACTACAGAAGCAGCAACTGAAGATTCAACAACTGCGACTGCTTCCACGACAGATGCAACGAATGATGATACAACAACAACGACTTCATCGACAACAGAGGCATCTACCGAATCATCCAATATTTGTGTCGATGAAAATATCG TTTGTCCTGCTGAAGATGGAGAAGATTCAGTTTACTTCCCTGTATCTGATTGTACCAAGTTCTGTCAATGCTCCAATGGAGTAGCATATGAACATAATTGTCCAGCAGGTCTTCATTTCAACTCCGAACTTAATGTATGTGATTGGCCAGAAGATGCAGGGTGTGAGAGTAGCTCTACCACTACAATCACCAGTAACTAA
- the LOC130893216 gene encoding ATP synthase subunit d, mitochondrial has product MATRRITKSSINWLALSERVPEHQRAQYLAFKAKSDGYLRRVMSNPEQAPAIDWAFYKSKVPVAGMVDEFQKQYSALSIPYPPDTIKPQLDSLEKEIKSDIEKFKSESNTRIAEYKKQLAHIASLIPYDQMTMEDYRDAYPEDALDPINRPTFWPHTPEEQIDYVDKDAQPHH; this is encoded by the exons ATGGCTACAAGAAGAATTACTAAAAGTTCGATTAATTGGCTGGCTTTAAGCGAAAGAGTTCCTGAACATCAGCGTGCTCAGTATTTGGCTTTTAAAGCGAAATCTGATGGTTACCTCAGGCG TGTGATGTCAAACCCAGAGCAAGCACCAGCTATTGATTGGGCCTTCTATAAATCAAAAGTACCAGTAGCAGGGATGGTTGACGAATTTCAGAAACAATATTCCGCTCTATCCATCCCGTATCCACCAGATACCATTAAACCCCAGCTCGACAGTCTAGAAAAGGAAATTAAAAgtgatatagaaaaattcaaGAGTGAGTCTAATACTCGTATTGCTGA GTACAAAAAGCAATTAGCTCACATAGCCAGCTTAATTCCATACGATCAAATGACTATGGAAGATTACCGTGATGCTTATCCAGAAGATGCTCTTGACCCCATCAACAGACCAACATTCTGGCCCCACACTCCTGAAGAGCAAATCGACTACGTTGACAAAGATGCCCAACCTCaccattga
- the LOC130893218 gene encoding peritrophin-1-like, whose translation MMNAGFLLLTIWCICSNICTVITIAGQQCDGQMDGVRLPCPTNCSSFIICENNNDVLMDCPTPLKFNPENQNCDYPYNVKPPEGYCVYPDEYYYDKHFCDCNKFIVCDRGTPVEFDCRQHYESDVCRNDCE comes from the exons ATGATGAACGCCGGTTTTTTATTACTCACAATATGGTGTATATGCTCAAATATATGTACAGTAATTACAATTGCAG GTCAACAATGCGATGGCCAAATGGATGGAGTTCGCCTTCCATGTCCTACAAATTGCAGCAGTTTCATAATTTGTGAAAACAACAATGACGTACTAATGGATTGCCCGACACCTTTGAAATTCAATCCCGAAAATCAAAATTGCGATTATCCTTATAACGTGAAACCACCAGAGGGTTATTGCGTATATCCTGATGAATATTATTATGATAAACATTTCTGtgattgtaataaatttattgtgtGTGATAGAGGTACACCAGTAGAATTTGATTGCCGTCAACATTACGAATCCGATGTTTGTAGAAATGATTgtgaataa